A region from the Mesorhizobium sp. J8 genome encodes:
- a CDS encoding DUF2182 domain-containing protein, giving the protein MSGEQHDFSHLDRAGRAAAGVARSPRLAVMLTIGIGIAFAWFLLGAMAIRGAEGRPAGAPGDMLLKNLPSLPLPDFLDRFFALCLAPAPLAGPIGLQAPALVLMWFLMAVATMLPSAAPLIRTYCEIADTARINGEGVVHPLVLVAGYLGTWLAASAGFTALTLAVYALADSGRMLDPAVGFAGAAALLVAGLYQFSGLKQACLEKCRNPFSILFANWSAKPGRVFRLGLKEGVWCLGCCWALMLVMFAVGAMNIFWMALIGLFTLIEKQTTGRVASRVAGAILLVWAAALLLVSA; this is encoded by the coding sequence ATGAGCGGCGAGCAGCACGATTTCAGCCATCTCGACCGCGCCGGCCGCGCGGCGGCGGGCGTCGCGCGCAGCCCGCGTCTCGCGGTCATGCTGACGATCGGGATCGGCATCGCCTTTGCCTGGTTCCTCCTCGGCGCGATGGCGATCCGTGGCGCCGAAGGCCGCCCCGCCGGCGCGCCCGGCGACATGCTGCTGAAAAACCTGCCGAGCCTGCCGTTGCCGGATTTTCTCGACCGGTTCTTTGCACTTTGCCTCGCGCCGGCACCGCTTGCAGGCCCGATCGGCCTGCAAGCGCCGGCGCTTGTGCTCATGTGGTTCCTGATGGCCGTCGCGACGATGCTGCCTTCGGCGGCGCCGCTGATCCGCACCTATTGCGAGATCGCGGATACCGCGAGGATCAATGGCGAAGGCGTCGTTCATCCGCTGGTGCTTGTTGCCGGATACCTCGGCACGTGGCTTGCAGCATCCGCCGGCTTCACCGCGTTGACGCTCGCGGTCTACGCCCTTGCCGACTCCGGCCGGATGCTCGATCCTGCCGTCGGCTTTGCCGGCGCCGCGGCGCTGCTCGTAGCCGGCCTCTATCAATTCAGCGGCCTCAAGCAGGCATGCCTGGAAAAATGCCGCAACCCGTTCTCGATCCTGTTCGCCAACTGGAGCGCGAAACCGGGCCGCGTCTTCCGGCTTGGCCTGAAAGAGGGCGTCTGGTGCCTCGGCTGCTGCTGGGCGCTGATGCTGGTGATGTTCGCCGTAGGCGCCATGAACATCTTCTGGATGGCGCTGATCGGCCTGTTCACCCTGATCGAAAAACAGACCACAGGCAGGGTGGCCAGCCGGGTCGCCGGTGCGATACTGCTTGTGTGGGCGGCAGCCCTGCTATTAGTTTCGGCATGA
- the pcsA gene encoding phosphatidylcholine synthase, which produces MPKKKVTWPQARAFSVHLLTASGSFLAFLSLVAASEERWTAMFWWLGLALFVDGIDGPIARKLEVKEILPTWSGELLDNIIDYVTYVLIPAFALYQRGFMGENLSFLSAAIIVVSSAIYYADTGMKTKENFFKGFPVVWNMVVFTLFVIEPGQWVSFAVVVVAGILTFLPINFIHPVRVVRLRSLNLGMILLWCAFGALALAQAALASFYNKIGVLGEQVSDFTKIGITITGLYLACIGGVMQMFPNLGAKKP; this is translated from the coding sequence TTGCCGAAGAAGAAGGTGACGTGGCCGCAGGCGCGCGCGTTCTCCGTGCACCTGCTCACCGCGTCGGGATCGTTCCTTGCCTTCCTGTCGCTGGTGGCGGCGAGCGAGGAGCGCTGGACGGCGATGTTCTGGTGGCTGGGGTTGGCGCTGTTCGTCGACGGTATCGACGGGCCGATCGCCAGAAAGCTCGAGGTGAAGGAAATCCTGCCGACGTGGTCGGGCGAACTCCTCGACAACATCATCGACTACGTGACTTACGTGCTCATCCCGGCCTTCGCGCTCTACCAGCGCGGCTTCATGGGCGAGAACCTGTCTTTCCTGTCCGCGGCGATCATCGTCGTCTCCAGCGCGATCTACTATGCCGACACCGGCATGAAGACGAAGGAGAACTTCTTCAAGGGGTTCCCGGTCGTCTGGAACATGGTGGTGTTCACGCTCTTCGTCATCGAGCCCGGGCAATGGGTGTCTTTCGCCGTGGTGGTGGTTGCCGGCATCTTGACCTTCCTGCCGATCAACTTCATCCACCCGGTGCGGGTGGTGCGGCTCAGGTCGCTCAATCTCGGCATGATCCTCTTGTGGTGCGCCTTCGGCGCGCTGGCGCTGGCGCAGGCCGCGCTTGCCAGCTTCTACAACAAGATCGGAGTGCTGGGTGAGCAGGTCAGCGACTTCACCAAGATCGGTATCACCATCACCGGGCTCTATCTCGCCTGCATCGGGGGCGTCATGCAGATGTTCCCCAATCTGGGTGCCAAGAAGCCCTGA
- a CDS encoding DUF1326 domain-containing protein: MTDQSWAMKGELVLSCNCTVFCPCVLSLGSHPPTEGYCQTWAGFRIDAGHFGEVDLSGLNLGLIMEIPGYMSRGNWTAGLFIDKRASIYAVKALAKIFTGKAGGTTSLLSILVGKFLGVEQVPITYETRDKTRVFQIPKIIDGAVTPIPGKDREKDTVITNSEYWIAPEIIVAKSDKSKMRAFGRNWNFAGRSAEICKLDWRGP, encoded by the coding sequence ATGACCGACCAAAGCTGGGCGATGAAAGGAGAGCTGGTACTCTCCTGCAATTGCACGGTTTTCTGTCCCTGCGTGCTGTCGCTGGGCAGCCATCCGCCGACCGAGGGTTACTGCCAGACCTGGGCCGGCTTCCGCATCGACGCGGGCCATTTCGGCGAAGTCGACCTTTCAGGCCTCAATCTCGGTCTGATCATGGAAATCCCCGGTTACATGAGCCGCGGCAACTGGACGGCCGGCCTGTTCATCGACAAGCGCGCCTCGATCTATGCGGTGAAGGCACTGGCCAAGATCTTCACCGGCAAGGCCGGCGGCACCACCTCGCTGCTGTCGATCCTCGTCGGGAAATTCCTCGGCGTCGAGCAGGTGCCGATCACCTACGAGACGCGCGACAAGACGCGCGTCTTCCAGATACCGAAAATCATCGACGGCGCGGTGACGCCTATCCCCGGCAAGGACCGCGAAAAAGATACGGTGATCACCAATTCCGAATATTGGATCGCGCCGGAGATCATCGTGGCGAAGTCCGACAAGAGCAAGATGCGCGCCTTCGGCCGCAACTGGAATTTCGCCGGCCGCTCGGCCGAAATCTGCAAGCTGGACTGGCGGGGACCGTGA